A section of the Telopea speciosissima isolate NSW1024214 ecotype Mountain lineage chromosome 3, Tspe_v1, whole genome shotgun sequence genome encodes:
- the LOC122655311 gene encoding uncharacterized protein LOC122655311, translated as MAAWKLRPYFQAYTIEVITDQPLKKILAKHDHSERLIAWSVELGEFDIQYKPHTAIKAQALADFIVECTLPKEEVAPETEAREVIETWTLFMDGSPNANRCGASLILTRPGGFLVPYALRFEFQTTNNGAKYKALIVGLNLAKSLVVRSITVHCDSQLVVNQVNGEYEAKEPRMAQYLSKMHNLINEFASFQILQVPRAQNASTDALSRLATLEFQDLGRTIYIDVLGVPSIEETVDVLPIEVEPCWMDPLIAYLQRGSLPTNKEEAKKIRIRAARYTMIRGVLYKKAYAMPCLKGLRPSEVEYVLREIHTGIYGQHLGGIALAHKVIRQGYFWPYLHKEAMSFVHRCLKCQTFALITRQPATELTLISSPLPFVQWGMDILGPFPKASGGRQFVVVTMDCFTKWVESEALAVISAAKVWRFFLHSVICRYGIPRTLITDNEKQFE; from the coding sequence ATGGCTGCTTGGAAGTTGAGACCTTATTTTCAAGCCTATACCATAGAAGTAATAACTGACCAGCCTCTGAAGAAAATCCTGGCCAAGCATGACCATTCTGAGAGGCTAATAGCATGGTCGGTAGAACTGGGAGAATTTGATATTCAGTATAAGCCTCACACTGCCATCAAAGCCCAAGCCCTTGCAGACTTTATCGTCGAATGCACCTTACCCAAAGAGGAGGTAGCACCAGAGACTGAAGCTAGGGAGGTAATAGAGACTTGGACCTTGTTCATGGATGGTTCACCTAATGCCAACAGGTGTGGCGCTAGCCTAATATTGACAAGGCCAGGGGGATTCTTAGTACCGTATGCACTAAGATTTGAATTCCAGACCACAAACAACGGAGCAAAATATAAAGCTCTAATTGTAGGTTTGAATTTGGCCAAGAGTTTGGTAGTAAGGAGCATCACCGTGCATTGTGACTCCCAACTGGTGGTCAATCAAGtcaatggagagtatgaggcgaaggaACCACGCATGGCACAATACTTGAGCAAGATGCATAACTTAATTAATGAATTCGCCAGCTTTCAAATATTGCAAGTACCCCGAGCACAGAATGCCTCGACCGACGCACTTTCTAGACTAGCCACCTTGGAATTTCAAGACCTGGGCAGGACAATATACATTGACGTGCTCGGTGTGCCAAGTATAGAAGAAACCGTGGATGTACTACCTATTGAGGTTGAACCTTGCTGGATGGATCCCCTAATAGCATATCTCCAAAGGGGCTCACTCCCAACAAACAAGGAAGAAGCCAAAAAGATAAGGATAAGAGCAGCGCGATACACGATGATTAGGGGAGTGCTTTACAAAAAGGCGTATGCCATGCCCTGCCTAAAAGGTCTCAGGCCATCTGAAGTAGAATACGTTCTACGAGAAATTCACACAGGCATTTAcggacaacacttggggggcatagcGCTCGCCCACAAAGTCATCAGGCAGGGGTACTTTTGGCCATATTTACACAAGGAAGCAATGAGTTTTGTGCACAGATGCCTCAAGTGCCAAACATTTGCACTGATAACGCGTCAGCCGGCCACAGAGCTCACTTTAATATCAAGCCCGTTACCTTTTGTGCAGTGGGGCATGGATATTCTAGGTCCTTTTCCAAAGGCATCAGGAGGTAGGCAATTCGTAGTTGTGACCATGGATTGCTTTACTAAATGGGTAGAATCAGAAGCTTTGGCAGTAATTTCAGCTGCAAAAGTGTGGAGATTTTTCCTCCACTCTGTCATATGTAGGTATGGAATTCCAAGAACTCTCATCACTGACAACGAAAAGCAATTTGAGTAA